One part of the Glycine soja cultivar W05 chromosome 11, ASM419377v2, whole genome shotgun sequence genome encodes these proteins:
- the LOC114373317 gene encoding transcription factor bHLH35-like, translating into MEYQDEDQLCFTMEEFSVVATENVSSRQRMSRKRNYDDDTRVYKSKNLEIEGRRREKLSASLLMLRGTIIVDAITYIEKLQYEVQRLSQELHQLEANSEKTA; encoded by the exons atggAGTATCAAGATGAGGATCAGTTATGTTTTACTATGGAAGAGTTTTCTGTTGTTGCTACTGAAAATGTTAGTAGCAGGCAAAGGATGAGTAGGAAGAGGAACTATGATGATGACACAAGAGTGTACAAATCAAAGAACCTTGAGATTGAAGGGAGGAGGAGGGAGAAACTCAGTGCAAGCCTTTTGATGCTGCG AGGAACAATTATTGTAGATGCTATCACCTACATTGAGAAGCTGCAATATGAAGTGCAGCGTCTCAGCCAAGAGCTTCACCAATTGGAAGCAAATTCAGAGAAAACAGCATAG
- the LOC114376005 gene encoding transcription factor DYT1-like translates to MEYEDEDWLCVTMDEFSLATENGCNRKRNFDDDTKEYKSKNLETERRRREKLSSRLLMLRSIVPIITNMNKAMIVEDAITYIEKLQDKVQSLSQELHQMEATSEETAETKIVEIDAAEDMKNWGIQEEVIVEEINENKLWVKIIVEKKRGRFSRLMEALNNFGIELIDTNLTTTKGAFLITSFIKGKNGERLEIHQTKNLLQDIINDI, encoded by the exons ATGGAGTATGAAGATGAAGATTGGCTTTGTGTCACTATGGATGAGTTTTCTCTTGCTACTGAAAATGGTTGTAACAGGAAGAGGAACTTTGATGATGACACGAAAGAGTACAAATCAAAGAACCTTGAGACTGAAAGGAGGAGGAGGGAGAAGCTCAGTAGCAGGCTTTTGATGCTGCGGTCTATAGTACCTATAATCACAAAT aTGAATAAAGCAATGATTGTTGAAGATGCTATCACCTACATTGAGAAGCTGCAAGACAAGGTTCAGAGTCTCAGCCAAGAGCTTCACCAAATGGAAGCAACTTCAGAGGAAACAGCAGAGACAAAAATAGTTGAAATTGATGCTGCGGAAGATATGAAGAATTGGGGGATACAG GAAGAGGTCATAGTGGAAGAAATAAACGAGAATAAACTCTGGGTTAAGATCATTGTTGAGAAGAAAAGGGGAAGATTCAGCAGATTGATGGAGGCCCTCAATAATTTTGGCATTGAACTCATTGACACCAATCTCACAACCACAAAAGGAGCATTTCTGATTACAAGCTTCATAAAG ggcAAGAACGGTGAAAGACTTGAAATTCATCAAACCAAGAATTTATTgcaagatatcatcaatgaCATATAG